The DNA sequence CCGAACGGATCCCCCAGTGGGCCCTGGAGGAGGGCCGCCGGTGGCACCGGCTGGACGAGTTCGAGATCGTCGTGGAGGCCGAGCGCCGCAGCGGCCGCCGGGTGGATGTGGAGTACACGGTGCTGACGCCCAACATCTGGGGGCTCCATGTGGCCCGGGGGGAGCGGGCCTGCATCTACGTGAACAGCGATCTGCCTCCGCTGTGGCGGCGGTTCACCCTCTTCCACGAGCTCTACCA is a window from the Synergistales bacterium genome containing:
- a CDS encoding ImmA/IrrE family metallo-endopeptidase, whose product is MLPDRERSPLEAYHFPEKPERIPQWALEEGRRWHRLDEFEIVVEAERRSGRRVDVEYTVLTPNIWGLHVARGERACIYVNSDLPPLWRRFTLFHELYHLLQHRRGESFWARTATPLSSFEHQADMFAWGAILPEWAEWDGDVFA